The segment GGGATACGCCCTTACCGCTTGTATTGAAGAATACAAGATCGCCCGGTCTCATCTCGTCACGGGATACAGCAGAGCCCATCTGATATTGGGAGCCGGATTGATGGGGCAGGTTAATGCCGATCTTATCAAAAACATACATTGTAAATCCGGAGCAATCAAACCCGTTAGTTGATGTACCGCCGGACACGTATTTGGTTCCGATGGCTTTGTCGATCACTTTATCCATTTTGGAATCCGCGAAAGCGCTTCCTGCTCCGATGGTGAAGATAATGGACAAGCTTAGTACTGCGGCTGCTAGCTTCTTCTTCAAAAGTAAATACCCCTTCCAATGCCTACGAGGTTAGCTTAAGGGTTCGGTTGAAGGTCCCCTATGACCCCTCTTAGAATAGGAGGTCAATTCACCCAAAGTGGTTCCCCCGTTTCCCTAATTCATTAGGGAACTCGGCACGACTGTTGATTAGGATTAGCGGTTCATTCAATACATGACAAAACCTTTGTTAAAAGCGATTCAATAATTACAAAAATGTTACTAAAAGATCACTGCGATAATTGTAACAAAGACTAAGGCGCTTGGCAATCACTTATAACATATTAATGCATCTTTTTTGCTGTTTTTTAGAGTTATAGCCCTTTCGAAAGACTCATATCTATGCGCAGGGGTTAATTTATATGATAATTTCTTTATTTTTGCAAGAAAATGCTGTTTCAAGGCTGCGAATTCGGTGTAAAAGGTAGAATAAGGAAAAGGAAAAACCCGGAAATGATTACGGCAATAATCATCCCGGGCTCGTATAAGTTACATTTAGTTGTTAGAGGCTGAAATATTCGGGGTATGCTTCAAGGGTTCAATCGTAAGCGACAGCTTGGTAGGCTGTTGTGCTCATTACTCGTTTGGCGCCAACGTAGCGGTTGGCCCAGTAGGACTGGCTCATCGAACTGATGGTTACACCACGTGAACTTGAGGACTGTGCGAACTTCCCGTTTCCAACATAAATACCGACATGGGACACTCCGTTACCCAGAGTATTGAAGAACACGAGATCACCTGAACGCAGGTTGCTCTTGGATACACTTGTTCCAACTTTGTACTGTGCTTTGGAGGTGCGGGGCAAGGTAAGCCCGACATTCTTGAACACATACTTGGTAAATCCGGAACAGTCGAAGCCGCTGGTGGTTGTGCCTCCGGTTTTATACGACGTTCCAATGGTTTTTGAAATCACAGTATCCATTTTGGAATCTGCGAAGGCACTGCCCGCTCCGAGTGTGAATACCATCACAAGACCCAGCGCTGCCGCGGTGCATTTTTTCTTGAAATTCTGACTAATCAAAAGATGTACTCCTTCCAGGGCCTGCGAGGTTAGCTTAAGGATTCGGTAGAAGGTTCCCCTATGACCCCTCTAAAGCGAGATCAATTCACCCAAAATATGGTTCCCCCACTTCCCGGTGCAGG is part of the Paenibacillus sp. FSL M7-0420 genome and harbors:
- a CDS encoding C40 family peptidase, yielding MKKKLAAAVLSLSIIFTIGAGSAFADSKMDKVIDKAIGTKYVSGGTSTNGFDCSGFTMYVFDKIGINLPHQSGSQYQMGSAVSRDEMRPGDLVFFNTSGKGVSHVGIYVGDGEFAHASSSRGVTISSLSDSYYVNRYVGAKRIMSTDAYKTVASDSQDNDDVQ
- a CDS encoding C40 family peptidase, which encodes MVFTLGAGSAFADSKMDTVISKTIGTSYKTGGTTTSGFDCSGFTKYVFKNVGLTLPRTSKAQYKVGTSVSKSNLRSGDLVFFNTLGNGVSHVGIYVGNGKFAQSSSSRGVTISSMSQSYWANRYVGAKRVMSTTAYQAVAYD